A stretch of the Clavibacter sp. B3I6 genome encodes the following:
- a CDS encoding iron ABC transporter permease: MSLRVLARASAPDAPAGRARSGLSRSAGLLLALGALVLACLASIAIGSRDIPLGAVVDALAGRPRDAAELVVILDLRVPRTLVGLAAGLALGVAGALIQAVTRNPLADPGILGVTAGSAFAVAIATGVLGVTAVSGYLWFSFAGALMAAVVVYVVGSAGRGGGDPVRLTLAGVALGAVLAGITSGLLLADPQGFSAMRAWESGSLQDRGWDALLPVAPFLGAGVLLAALIARSLDAVALGDDLARSLGANVVVVRTVAVVAVTLLAGGATAMAGPIAFVGLMIPHIARWIVGPDQRWILAYTIVLAPVLLLAADVVGRIVLRPAELPAGIVTAVLGAPVLILLVRRQRASGL, from the coding sequence ATGTCGCTCCGGGTCCTCGCGCGCGCCTCCGCCCCCGACGCCCCCGCGGGCCGGGCGCGGAGCGGCCTCTCGCGCTCGGCGGGCCTCCTGCTCGCGCTCGGCGCCCTCGTCCTCGCCTGCCTCGCGAGCATCGCCATCGGCTCCCGCGACATCCCGCTCGGTGCCGTCGTCGACGCGCTCGCCGGCCGGCCGCGCGATGCCGCCGAGCTCGTCGTGATCCTCGACCTCCGCGTCCCGCGCACCCTCGTCGGCCTCGCCGCGGGCCTTGCGCTGGGGGTCGCGGGCGCGCTGATCCAGGCCGTCACGCGGAACCCGCTGGCCGACCCCGGGATCCTCGGCGTCACCGCCGGATCGGCCTTCGCGGTCGCCATCGCGACCGGCGTCCTCGGCGTGACCGCCGTGAGCGGTTACCTCTGGTTCTCCTTCGCCGGGGCGTTGATGGCCGCCGTCGTGGTCTACGTCGTCGGATCCGCGGGGCGCGGCGGCGGCGACCCGGTGCGACTCACGCTGGCCGGCGTCGCCCTCGGCGCGGTCCTCGCGGGCATCACCTCGGGTCTCCTGCTCGCCGACCCGCAGGGCTTCAGCGCCATGCGCGCCTGGGAGTCGGGCTCGCTGCAGGACCGCGGCTGGGACGCGCTCCTGCCGGTCGCGCCGTTCCTCGGCGCGGGCGTGCTCCTCGCCGCGCTCATCGCCCGGAGCCTCGACGCGGTCGCGCTCGGCGACGACCTCGCGCGGTCCCTCGGGGCGAACGTCGTGGTGGTGCGGACGGTCGCGGTCGTCGCCGTGACCCTGCTCGCGGGCGGGGCGACCGCCATGGCCGGGCCCATCGCGTTCGTGGGCCTGATGATCCCGCACATCGCCCGCTGGATCGTCGGACCCGACCAGCGCTGGATCCTCGCGTACACGATCGTGCTCGCGCCCGTGCTGCTGCTCGCCGCCGACGTCGTGGGGCGGATCGTGCTGCGTCCCGCCGAGCTGCCCGCCGGCATCGTGACGGCGGTGCTCGGGGCGCCCGTGCTCATCCTGCTCGTGCGCCGGCAGAGGGCGTCGGGGCTGTGA
- a CDS encoding iron chelate uptake ABC transporter family permease subunit, translating to MSAPVRAGRRPASAPVRIPGTVRLPGTVRLPVLGTRLRRREVLVGAALAVAITALALVALGTGDYPLTVPEVIRALALPDGSFATTIVTGWRLPRVLAGIAFGAALGVAGAVFQSLTRNPLGSPDVIGFSTGSYTGALLVTTVAGASFLPTAVGALAGGLGTALVVYLLAYRGGVQGFRLIITGIAVTAVLHGVNTFLLLRAGTEVAMAASIWGAGSLALVGWDRALPAFVALLVLAPAILLLSAPLRQLELGDDAARAHGVRAEPTRLALLILGVALTAVVTAAAGPIAFVALAAPQIARRLTRSAGLPLVPAALTGGLLLLAADSVAQHALPGTVPVGIVTVVVGGVYLIALLIREAGRRA from the coding sequence GTGAGCGCGCCCGTGCGCGCCGGCCGCCGTCCCGCGTCCGCGCCCGTGAGGATCCCCGGCACGGTCCGCCTCCCCGGCACGGTCCGCCTCCCCGTCCTCGGCACGCGGCTGCGGCGCCGGGAGGTGCTCGTGGGCGCGGCGCTCGCCGTGGCGATCACGGCCCTCGCGCTCGTGGCGCTCGGCACGGGCGACTACCCGCTCACGGTGCCCGAGGTGATCCGCGCGCTCGCCCTGCCCGACGGCTCCTTCGCCACCACGATCGTCACCGGGTGGCGCCTCCCGCGCGTGCTCGCGGGCATCGCGTTCGGCGCGGCGCTCGGGGTCGCGGGCGCCGTCTTCCAGTCGCTCACGCGCAACCCGCTCGGGTCGCCCGACGTCATCGGCTTCTCGACCGGCTCCTACACGGGCGCCCTCCTCGTCACCACGGTGGCCGGTGCGTCCTTCCTCCCCACCGCGGTCGGCGCGCTCGCGGGAGGCCTCGGCACGGCGCTCGTGGTGTACCTGCTGGCGTACCGCGGCGGCGTGCAGGGGTTCCGGCTGATCATCACGGGCATCGCGGTCACGGCCGTCCTGCACGGGGTCAACACGTTCCTGCTGCTGCGGGCGGGCACCGAGGTGGCGATGGCCGCGTCGATCTGGGGCGCCGGATCCCTCGCCCTCGTCGGCTGGGACCGGGCCCTGCCCGCGTTCGTCGCGCTCCTCGTGCTCGCGCCCGCGATCCTGCTGCTCTCGGCGCCGCTCCGCCAGCTCGAGCTCGGCGACGACGCGGCCCGGGCCCACGGCGTGCGGGCCGAGCCGACGCGGCTCGCGCTCCTGATCCTCGGGGTCGCCCTCACCGCCGTCGTGACCGCCGCCGCCGGGCCGATCGCGTTCGTCGCGCTCGCCGCCCCGCAGATCGCCCGCCGCCTCACCCGCAGCGCCGGCCTGCCGCTCGTGCCGGCCGCGCTCACGGGCGGTCTGCTCCTCCTCGCCGCCGACTCCGTCGCCCAGCACGCGCTGCCGGGGACGGTGCCCGTCGGGATCGTCACGGTCGTCGTGGGCGGCGTCTACCTGATCGCGCTGCTGATCCGCGAGGCGGGACGCCGTGCCTGA
- a CDS encoding ABC transporter ATP-binding protein, whose protein sequence is MGGPAVDDTASAAPAARAASPAPAPARLRAEGVTLSYDRRVISEGLDVAVPDRSFTVIVGPNACGKSTLLRALSRLLAPSAGGVLLDDRPLASYRAKEAARIVGLLPQSAIAPEGITVADLVARGRFPHQNLIRQWTSTDEDAVQEAMAATGVADLAARHVDELSGGQRQRVWVAMALAQQTPVLLLDEPTTFLDIAHQIELLDLLADLHRDGSTIVAVLHDLNHAARYADHLIVMKEGRVVAAGAPGAIVTAELVEEVFGLPCLVIDDPVSHTPLIVPRGGRWA, encoded by the coding sequence ATGGGAGGTCCCGCCGTGGACGACACCGCATCCGCCGCGCCCGCCGCACGCGCCGCGAGCCCCGCCCCCGCCCCCGCCCGCCTCCGCGCCGAGGGCGTCACGCTCTCCTACGACCGCCGCGTGATCTCCGAGGGCCTCGACGTCGCCGTGCCGGACCGCTCGTTCACCGTGATCGTCGGCCCGAACGCGTGCGGCAAGTCGACCCTGCTCCGCGCGCTGTCGCGCCTCCTCGCGCCGAGCGCGGGCGGCGTGCTCCTCGACGACCGGCCGCTCGCGTCCTACCGGGCGAAGGAGGCCGCGCGCATCGTGGGCCTCCTCCCGCAGAGCGCCATCGCGCCCGAGGGGATCACGGTGGCCGACCTCGTGGCGCGCGGCCGGTTCCCGCACCAGAACCTCATCCGCCAGTGGACCTCGACCGACGAGGACGCCGTGCAGGAGGCGATGGCCGCGACGGGCGTCGCCGACCTCGCCGCCCGCCACGTCGACGAGCTCTCCGGCGGCCAGCGCCAGCGCGTGTGGGTCGCGATGGCGCTGGCGCAGCAGACGCCCGTGCTGCTGCTCGACGAGCCGACGACGTTCCTCGACATCGCCCACCAGATCGAGCTGCTCGACCTCCTCGCCGACCTGCACCGCGACGGCAGCACCATCGTCGCGGTGCTGCACGACCTCAACCACGCCGCCCGCTACGCCGACCACCTCATCGTCATGAAGGAGGGCCGCGTCGTCGCCGCGGGCGCCCCGGGCGCCATCGTCACCGCGGAGCTCGTCGAGGAGGTCTTCGGCCTCCCGTGCCTCGTGATCGACGACCCCGTCTCGCACACGCCGCTCATCGTGCCGCGCGGCGGCCGCTGGGCCTGA
- a CDS encoding VOC family protein yields MSATMNPYLSFRDQAAEALRFYQDVFGGEVETTTFGEGGMSQDPAEADKVMHGQLTSSAGFTLMASDTPASMGVPSGSAVTLSLSGDDEAVLRSWWDALTADGTIVLPLDVAPWGDRFGMCTDRYGIDWMVAISPAPADA; encoded by the coding sequence ATGTCCGCCACCATGAACCCGTACCTGTCCTTCCGCGACCAGGCCGCCGAGGCCCTCCGCTTCTACCAGGACGTCTTCGGCGGCGAGGTCGAGACGACGACCTTCGGCGAGGGCGGGATGAGCCAGGATCCCGCGGAGGCCGACAAGGTCATGCACGGGCAGCTCACCTCGTCCGCGGGCTTCACGCTCATGGCGTCCGACACCCCGGCGTCCATGGGCGTGCCGAGCGGATCCGCCGTCACCCTCTCCCTCTCGGGCGACGACGAGGCCGTGCTGCGGAGCTGGTGGGACGCGCTCACGGCGGACGGGACGATCGTGCTGCCGCTCGACGTGGCGCCGTGGGGCGACCGCTTCGGCATGTGCACGGACCGCTACGGCATCGACTGGATGGTCGCGATCAGCCCGGCCCCGGCCGACGCCTGA
- a CDS encoding ATP-dependent RecD-like DNA helicase: protein MSTVPLSPEQAAVFQAIEGTRDHIFVTGRAGTGKSTLLTHLSWNTEKQIVICAPTGVAALNVGGQTIHSLFKLPIGVIADEEIEQTGELRKLLNTIDTLVIDEVSMVNADLVDAIDRSLRQARHKKDVPFGGVQVVLFGDPYQLAPVPGDGDERAYFADRYRSMWFFDAKVWEEAQLRIYELTEIHRQHEEAFKEMLNAVRHGRVTAEIAGVLNAAGARPAPTDGAITLATRNDTVNRINAEALKRLPGRSLTATADVTGDFGGRTYPADEKLDLKIGAQVMFLRNDVDQRWVNGSVGVVTRIDTNVYVELDGVVHEVEPVTWEKHKYSYSPTTKQLRRDVVADFTQFPLRLAWAVTIHKSQGKTYERAIVDLGARVFSPGQTYVALSRITDIGGLYLTRPLRPGDIIVDENVRRFMSEATRIRVTPAVAPAG, encoded by the coding sequence GTGAGCACGGTCCCCCTCTCCCCGGAGCAGGCCGCGGTCTTCCAGGCCATCGAGGGCACGCGCGACCACATCTTCGTCACGGGTCGCGCCGGCACCGGCAAGTCGACCCTCCTCACGCACCTGTCGTGGAACACCGAGAAGCAGATCGTCATCTGCGCGCCCACGGGCGTCGCCGCGCTGAACGTGGGCGGGCAGACCATCCACTCGCTGTTCAAGCTGCCCATCGGGGTCATCGCCGACGAGGAGATCGAGCAGACGGGCGAGCTGCGGAAGCTGCTCAACACCATCGACACGCTCGTGATCGACGAGGTCTCCATGGTGAACGCCGACCTCGTGGACGCCATCGACCGCAGCCTCCGCCAGGCCCGCCACAAGAAGGACGTGCCGTTCGGCGGCGTGCAGGTCGTGCTGTTCGGGGATCCCTACCAGCTGGCCCCCGTGCCCGGCGACGGCGACGAGCGCGCCTACTTCGCCGACCGCTACCGCTCCATGTGGTTCTTCGACGCGAAGGTGTGGGAGGAGGCGCAGCTCCGGATCTACGAGCTCACCGAGATCCACCGGCAGCACGAGGAGGCGTTCAAGGAGATGCTGAACGCCGTGCGCCACGGCCGGGTCACGGCCGAGATCGCGGGCGTGCTCAACGCGGCGGGTGCGCGTCCGGCGCCCACCGACGGCGCCATCACGCTGGCCACGCGCAACGACACCGTCAACCGGATCAACGCGGAGGCCCTCAAGCGCCTGCCCGGCCGCTCGCTCACCGCCACGGCCGACGTCACGGGCGACTTCGGCGGCCGCACGTACCCGGCCGACGAGAAGCTCGACCTCAAGATCGGCGCGCAGGTCATGTTCCTCCGCAACGACGTCGACCAGCGCTGGGTGAACGGATCCGTGGGCGTCGTCACCCGCATCGACACGAACGTGTACGTGGAGCTCGACGGCGTCGTGCACGAGGTCGAGCCGGTCACGTGGGAGAAGCACAAGTACTCGTACTCGCCCACCACCAAGCAGCTGCGCCGCGACGTCGTGGCGGACTTCACGCAGTTCCCGCTGCGGCTGGCGTGGGCGGTCACCATCCACAAGTCGCAGGGCAAGACGTACGAGCGGGCCATCGTCGACCTCGGCGCGCGCGTGTTCAGCCCGGGTCAGACGTACGTGGCGCTCAGCCGGATCACCGACATCGGCGGCCTGTACCTCACGCGGCCGCTGCGCCCAGGCGACATCATCGTCGACGAGAACGTGCGGCGGTTCATGAGCGAGGCGACGCGGATCCGCGTGACGCCGGCGGTCGCGCCCGCGGGCTGA